The Streptomyces sp. NBC_01363 region ATCTTCTCCTGGCGGGCCCGTTCGCTGAGCAGGTAGACGACGAGCGCGGCCACGTCCTCCGGCTCGCCGATCTCCTTGAGTTCCATGGGGACGTTGGCGGACATCCGGGTCCGGGCGACCGGGGCGACGGCGTTGGCCGTGACGCCGTACTTGTGCAGGCCGAGCGCCGCGCTCCGCACCAGCGAGATGATCCCGCCCTTCGCGGCGCTGTAGTTGGCCTGGGCGACGCTGCCCTGGTGGTTGCCGCTGGTGAAGCCGATCAGGGTGCCGCCGCCCTCCTGCTTGCGCATCACCGCCGAGGCGGCCCGGAAGACGGTGAAGGTGCCCTTGAGGTGGGTGGCGACCACCGGGTCCCACTCCTCCTCGGACATGTTGAACAGCATCCGTTCCCGCAGGATCCCGGCCACGCAGACGACCCCGTCGATCCGCCCGAACCGCGCGAGCGCCGTGTCCACGATGCGCTGGCCGCCCGCCATCGTGGAGATGTCGTCGGCGACCGCCACCGCCTCGCCGCCCGCCGCCTCGATCTCCTTGACGACCGACTCGGCCACCTCGCTGCTCGGCTCGCCGCCCCCGATGGAGACGCCGTAGTCGTTGACGACGACTCTCGCCCCCTCGGCCGCCGCCGCGAGCGCGACCGCCCGCCCGATGCCGCGACCGGCACCCGTCACGGCCACCACCTTGCCTGCCAAGAAGTTCCCCATGCCCGGCCCCTTCCCGTGGTTTCTGACGGACCGTTAGATTTTATGGGCCATCAGGTCCAC contains the following coding sequences:
- a CDS encoding SDR family oxidoreductase, which encodes MGNFLAGKVVAVTGAGRGIGRAVALAAAAEGARVVVNDYGVSIGGGEPSSEVAESVVKEIEAAGGEAVAVADDISTMAGGQRIVDTALARFGRIDGVVCVAGILRERMLFNMSEEEWDPVVATHLKGTFTVFRAASAVMRKQEGGGTLIGFTSGNHQGSVAQANYSAAKGGIISLVRSAALGLHKYGVTANAVAPVARTRMSANVPMELKEIGEPEDVAALVVYLLSERARQEKITGQVYTVAGPKIAVWAQPRELRAGYVEGAWTPERIADFLPGTVGTDPMPMLARLEEMAAAAAAKARPNA